One window of the Saccopteryx bilineata isolate mSacBil1 chromosome 2, mSacBil1_pri_phased_curated, whole genome shotgun sequence genome contains the following:
- the ARF3 gene encoding ADP-ribosylation factor 3 — MGNIFGNLLKSLIGKKEMRILMVGLDAAGKTTILYKLKLGEIVTTIPTIGFNVETVEYKNISFTVWDVGGQDKIRPLWRHYFQNTQGLIFVVDSNDRERVNEAREELMRMLAEDELRDAVLLVFANKQDLPNAMNAAEITDKLGLHSLRHRNWYIQATCATSGDGLYEGLDWLANQLKNKK, encoded by the exons ATGGGTAATATCTTTGGAAATCTTCTCAAGAGCCTGATTGGGAAGAAGGAGATGCGCATCCTGATGGTGGGCCTGGATGCCGCAGGAAAGACCACGATCCTGTATAAGCTGAAACTGGGGGAGATCGTCACCACAATCCCTACCATTG GGTTCAACGTGGAGACAGTGGAGTACAAGAACATCAGCTTCACAGTTTGGGATGTGGGTGGTCAGGACAAGATTCGGCCTCTCTGGAGACATTACTTCCAGAACACCCAAG GGTTGATATTTGTGGTCGACAGCAATGATCGAGAGCGAGTAAATGAGGCCCGGGAGGAGCTGATGAGGATGCTGGCAGAAGATGAGCTCCGGGATGCTGTGCTCCTTGTCTTTGCGAACAAACAG GATTTGCCTAATGCTATGAATGCTGCTGAGATCACAGACAAGCTGGGCCTGCATTCCCTGCGTCATCGCAACTGGTACATTCAGGCTACCTGTGCCACCAGTGGGGACGGGCTGTACGAAGGCCTGGACTGGCTGGCCAATCAGCTCAAAAACAAGAAGTGA
- the FKBP11 gene encoding peptidyl-prolyl cis-trans isomerase FKBP11, with amino-acid sequence MTLRPSLLLLCLLPPLLLSGALCRAETGFETESPVQTLQVETLVEPPEPCAEPAAFGDTLHIHYTGSLVDGRIIDTSLTRDPLVIELGQKQVIPGLEQSLLDMCVGEKRRAVIPSHLAYGKRGFPPSIPADAVLQFDVELIALIRANYWQKLVKGILPLVGMAMVPALLSLIGYHLYKKANRPKVSKKKLKEEKRNKSKKK; translated from the exons ATGACCCTGCGCCCGTCACTACTCCTGCTCTGTCTGCTGCCGCCGCTGCTGCTCAGTGGGGCGTTGTGCCGGGCTGAGACTGGGTTCGAAACCGAAAGTCCTGTCCAGACCCTCCAAGTGGAGACCCTG GTGGAACCCCCTGAACCGTGTGCGGAGCCTGCTGCCTTTGGAGACACGCTGCACATACACTACACG ggcagcTTGGTAGATGGACGCATTATTGACACTTCCCTGACCAGAGACCCTCTGGTTATAGAACTTGGCCAAAAGCAGGTGATCCCAG GTCTGGAGCAGAGCCTTCTAGACATGTGTGTGGG AGAGAAGCGAAGGGCAGTCATTCCTTCTCACTTGGCCTATGGAAAACGGGGATTTCCACCATCGATCCCAG CGGATGCAGTGCTGCAGTTTGACGTGGAGCTGATTGCATTAATCCGAGCCAACTACTGGCAAAAGCTGGTGAAGGGCATTTTGCCGCTGGTAGGCATGGCCATGGTGCCAGCCCTCCTGAGCCTCATTGGGTATCACCTATACAAAAAGGCCAACAGACCTAAAGTTTCCAAAAAGAAGCTCAAGGAAGAGAAACGAAAcaagagcaaaaagaaataa
- the LOC136324706 gene encoding small ribosomal subunit protein uS14-like: MGHQQLYWSHPRKFGQGSHSCRICSNRSLIWKYSLSMCRQCFGPYAKDIGFIKLD; this comes from the coding sequence ATGGGTCACCAACAGCTCTACTGGAGCCATCCGAGAAAATTCGGCCAGGGTTCTCATTCTTGCCGCATCTGCTCAAACCGCAGTCTGATCTGGAAGTACAGCCTCAGCATGTGTCGGCAGTGTTTCGGTCCTTACGCCAAGGACATAGGCTTCATTAAGTTGGACTAA